One Solanum lycopersicum chromosome 2, SLM_r2.1 genomic region harbors:
- the LOC101249415 gene encoding peptidyl-prolyl cis-trans isomerase CYP40-like encodes MANPRCYLDISLGGELEGRMVIELYKDIVPKTVENFRALCTGEKGIGPNTGVPLHFKGSCFHHVIRGFMLQGGDISTGNGSGGESIYGLTFEDENFKLKHERKGMLSMANSGPNTNGSQFFITASQTHVLDGKNVVFGRVIRGLGMIRVIEHIKTSENGFPDLPVIIEDCGEIPEGADDGTINFFKDGDTYPDWPIDLDVKPDEVAWWINVVERIKAFGNEHFKKEDYKMAIRKYRKAVRYTDLCWEKDDIDEVKSEYLRKTKSQILANSSACKLKIGDLTGALIDANDAIYDGEDNVKAFYRQGQVYMAMNAIDAAAESFKKALELEPNNGGIKKELAAAMKKIAYKLEKEKKGYAKMFQ; translated from the exons ATGGCGAATCCGAGATGCTATTTGGACATTAGCCTTGGTGGAGAGCTTGAAGGAAGAATGGTGATTGAGCTTTACAAAGACATCGTTCCTAAAACCGTTGAAAATTTCAGGGCTCTTTGTACTGGTGAGAAAGGCATTGGCCCCAACACCGGTGTCCCCCTCCATTTCAAG GGTTCTTGTTTTCATCATGTCATCAGAGGCTTTATGTTACAAGGCGGGGACATTTCTACTGGAAACGGCAGTGGTGGGGAGTCAATTTATGGCTTGACATTTGAAGATGAAAATTTCAAACTCAAACATGAAAGAAAAGGAATGCTTTCTATGGCTAATTCTGGTCCAAATACAAACGGGTCTCAATTTTTCATCACCGCTTCTCAAACACATGTTCTAGATGGAAAGAATGTTGTATTTGGACGAGTAATCAGGGGTTTGGGGATGATTCGTGTAATTGAACATATTAAAACAAGTGAAAATGGTTTTCCTGATCTTCCTGTGATAATAGAGGACTGTGGAGAAATTCCAGAGGGTGCAGATGATGGCACAATTAACTTCTTTAAAGATGGTGATACTTACCCTGATTGGCCAATAGACCTTGACGTGAAACCAGATGAGGTTGCTTGGTGGATAAATGTTGTTGAACGTATCAAAGCCTTTGGCAATGAACATTTCAAG AAGGAAGACTATAAGATGGCTATCAGGAAGTACAGGAAGGCTGTCCGTTATACCGACTTATGCTGGGAAAAGGACGACATTGATGAAg TAAAAAGCGAGTATTTGAGGAAGACAAAGTCCCAGATACTTGCAAATAGTTCT GCCTGTAAACTGAAGATAGGAGATCTAACTGGAGCATTGATAGATGCGAATGATGCAATTTATGATGGAGAAGACAATGTCAAAGCTTTTTACCGCCAAGGCCAG GTATATATGGCAATGAATGCTATAGATGCAGCAGCTGAAAGTTTTAAGAAGGCCCTGGAGTTAGAGCCAAACAATG GGGGGATAAAGAAGGAGCTGGCTGCTGCAATGAAGAAG ATTGCTTATAAActagagaaggagaagaagggtTATGCTAAAATGTTTCAGTAA
- the LOC101249975 gene encoding peroxidase 10, giving the protein MFTASAIMNMKSHMFLIYLLLCFLFLSSFVYGQLDYKYYDTTCPILTKIVRNGVWSAISNDTRMPASLLRLHFHDCFVNGCDGSILLDDTSTFTGEKNAFPNRNSARGYEVIDAIKANVEKACPSTVSCTDILTLAAREAIYLTRGPFWPVCLGRRDSLTASQNAANDQLPSPFEPLVNITAKFVSKGLNVKDVVVLSGAHTLGFAQCSTFKRRLFDFDGSGNPDPTLDSSLLGSLRSVCPNQKDSDSNLAPLDAVSINRFDNVYFKNLMKNSGLLESDQALMNDNTTAALVSNFSKYPYLFSKEFAASMVKLINIGVLTGQNGEIRKNCRVVN; this is encoded by the exons ATGTTTACTGCATCTGCAATCATGAACATGAAAAGCcatatgtttttaatttacCTTTTGCTTTGCTTCTTGTTTCTCAGTTCCTTTGTGTATGGCCAGCTTGATTATAAATACTACGATACAACTTGTCCCATCCTCACAAAAATCGTTAGGAATGGTGTCTGGTCTGCTATTTCTAATGACACCAGAATGCCTGCTTCTCTTTTGCGCCTGCACTTCCATGACTGTTTTGTCAAT GGATGTGACGGGTCAATTCTGCTTGATGATACGAGTACATTCACAGGAGAGAAGAATGCATTTCCTAATCGAAATTCAGCCAGAGGATATGAAGTCATTGATGCAATAAAAGCTAATGTGGAGAAAGCTTGTCCATCTACAGTTTCATGTACTGATATATTGACTCTAGCAGCTAGGGAAGCTATTTATCTT ACTAGAGGACCCTTTTGGCCAGTGTGCTTGGGTCGTCGAGATAGTCTTACTGCAAGTCAGAATGCAGCTAATGATCAGCTTCCATCACCTTTCGAGCCCTTGGTAAACATTACTGCGAAATTTGTTTCTAAGGGTCTTAATGTAAAAGATGTTGTGGTGCTTTCAG GTGCCCACACCCTTGGATTTGCTCAATGTTCCACGTTCAAGCGAAGGCTATTTGATTTTGATGGATCAGGCAATCCTGATCCAACACTGGATTCATCATTACTAGGCAGTCTGCGAAGCGTATGCCCCAACCAGAAAGATTCAGATTCCAACTTGGCTCCTCTGGATGCAGTCTCAATTAACAGGTTCGACAATGTATATTTCAAGAACCTAATGAAAAATTCAGGGCTTCTAGAGTCAGATCAAGCTCTCATGAATGACAATACGACTGCTGCACTGGTGTCAAACTTCAGCAAGTATCCATATCTTTTCTCCAAGGAGTTTGCCGCATCAATGGTTAAGCTGATCAATATAGGTGTGCTTACAGGACAAAATGGAGAGATCAGAAAGAACTGTAGGGTGGTGAATTAG